CGGGCTCGGGCAGATGCTGGTCATCACGCTGGGGCCGGGCAATGTCGACCTGTCGATCCCCGCCACCATGACGCTGTCGGGCACGCTGGCGCTGAAGGCGATGGGCACCGATCCCGGCACCGCCTGGATGGGGCTCGGCGTCGCGCTGCTGGTCGGGCTCGGCACGGGGATTGCCAACTTCGCGCTGATCTACCTGCTGCGCCTGCCGCCGATCATCGCGACGCTCGCCGCCTCGCTCATCTACCAGTCGCTGGCGATCTGGTCGAACCGCGGCCTGCGCATCAAGCCGCCGGCCGGGCTCGCCGATTTCGCCACCGGCCGCAGCTTCGGCATTCCCAACGTCGCGCTGGTGGGGCTTGGCCTGTCGCTGCTGGTCTGGCTGCTGCTCGAGCGCACGGTCTGGGGCCGCTGGCTGCTGGCCTCGGGGCAGAACCTGCGCGCGGCGCGGCTCGCCGGGGTGCCGGTCGAGGCGGTGCGCGCCGCCACCTACCTCGCCGTCACCGTCTTTGCCGCCATCGCCGGCTACCTGCTCGCCAGCTTCTCGGGCGGCGCCGCGCTCAACATGGGGGGCGAGTACCTCCTGATGTCGATCGCCGTGGTGGTCATCGGCGGCAGCTCCATCGCCGGGGGCATGTCCAACGTGCCCGGCGTCTGGGGCGCCTCACTCTTCATGTTCCTCGTCGTCTCCATGCTCAACTCCTACGGCGCAGGCGCCGGGGTGCGCATGGTGCTGACCGGTCTCATCATCATCGGCATCGTCATTGCCGCCAGCACGAGGAGGGTCTCGCGATGATCCGCACGCCCGAACACCTGGAGTTCCGCGACGAGCGGTTCGGCCGCCTCGTCCACCCGATGGGCAAGCTCGAGCAGCTCTGCACCGGCTTCACCTGGACCGAGGGGCCGGTCTGGTTCGGCGACCGCAACGCGCTGATCTTCTCGGAGATCCCCTCGCAGACCATGTACCAGTGGACCGAGGGGCAGGGCCTCAGCGTCTTCCGCGAAGAGAGCCGGTTCAACAACGGCAACACCCGCGATCCCTGGGGACGGCTGGTCGGCTGCCGCCATGGCACGCGCGACGTGGTGCGCACCGAGTATGACGGCAGCCTCACTGTGCTTGCCGCCGAGCATGGCGGCAAGCGGCTCAATTCGCCGAACGACGTGGTGGTCAGCTCCGACGGTGCGGTCTGGTTCACCGATCCGACCTACGGCATCATCTCGAACTTCGAGGGCAACCGCGCCGAGCCTGAGCAGGGCGCGCGCCACGTCTTCCGGATCGCGCCCGGGGGCGGCGCGGCGGTGCCGGTGATCTCGGACTTCGCGCAGCCGAACGGGCTCTGCTTCTCGCCCGACGAGAGCCTCCTCTACGTCGCCGAAAGCGGCTCGAGCCACGACGACACCGTGCCCGCGGTGATCCGCAAATACGCGGTGGAGGGCGCGCGCCTCAACCCGCTCGGGGAGTTCGCCACGCTCGACTGCGGGTTGCCCGACGGGATGCGCTGCGACATCGAGGGCAACCTCTGGTCCTCGGCCGGGGACGGGGTGCACTGCTTCGCGCCGGACGGCACGCTCCTCGGCAAGATCCTCGTGCCCGAGGTGGTCGCCAACCTCTGCTTCGGCGGG
The window above is part of the Salipiger sp. H15 genome. Proteins encoded here:
- a CDS encoding SMP-30/gluconolactonase/LRE family protein, with amino-acid sequence MIRTPEHLEFRDERFGRLVHPMGKLEQLCTGFTWTEGPVWFGDRNALIFSEIPSQTMYQWTEGQGLSVFREESRFNNGNTRDPWGRLVGCRHGTRDVVRTEYDGSLTVLAAEHGGKRLNSPNDVVVSSDGAVWFTDPTYGIISNFEGNRAEPEQGARHVFRIAPGGGAAVPVISDFAQPNGLCFSPDESLLYVAESGSSHDDTVPAVIRKYAVEGARLNPLGEFATLDCGLPDGMRCDIEGNLWSSAGDGVHCFAPDGTLLGKILVPEVVANLCFGGPDGQRMYITATSSVYRVFVDVKGAEPWTRSARA
- a CDS encoding ABC transporter permease produces the protein MKLFQKPWLWSWLAAAAAFALTVALTEGRGAGELAYAALSFGAFAAIVGLGQMLVITLGPGNVDLSIPATMTLSGTLALKAMGTDPGTAWMGLGVALLVGLGTGIANFALIYLLRLPPIIATLAASLIYQSLAIWSNRGLRIKPPAGLADFATGRSFGIPNVALVGLGLSLLVWLLLERTVWGRWLLASGQNLRAARLAGVPVEAVRAATYLAVTVFAAIAGYLLASFSGGAALNMGGEYLLMSIAVVVIGGSSIAGGMSNVPGVWGASLFMFLVVSMLNSYGAGAGVRMVLTGLIIIGIVIAASTRRVSR